Proteins found in one Planctomicrobium piriforme genomic segment:
- a CDS encoding HEAT repeat domain-containing protein, translated as MILTSKNSLALLALLALCLPGEAGLLDHFRKDGNCAETDNSCCTDSRPKIERPCMQIVRTYQRQFACPPVGCDGCAPGESCVPGQPMCWPCPPEGCVTSCAPGSCDGACDSELADLICQSKTACYAHQRKAAVHKLSNRYSCKCHPQVMPALVYALNDADENVRARAADAIGDQVRSNACCCAPYVVCALKLSLMDCDHLVRCQSEQALRSCGYQIVDGCCKTGCDSCTNGCVPSGTVVPPPAQPPVPAQPPMAVDAMPAAMAIPVPLQPSATAEIPKVLTNTSPASLFAPTVDELPAPSSEPQFLQPRIGAAPNTTGELR; from the coding sequence ATGATCCTGACTTCCAAAAATTCGCTGGCCCTGCTGGCGCTGTTGGCTCTGTGCCTGCCGGGCGAAGCCGGCCTGCTCGATCATTTTCGCAAAGACGGCAACTGCGCCGAAACGGACAACTCGTGCTGCACCGATAGCCGTCCGAAGATCGAGCGGCCCTGCATGCAGATCGTCCGCACCTATCAGCGGCAGTTCGCCTGTCCGCCGGTAGGTTGCGATGGCTGTGCGCCAGGTGAAAGCTGCGTACCTGGTCAGCCCATGTGCTGGCCGTGTCCGCCGGAAGGATGCGTGACGAGCTGTGCTCCCGGCAGTTGTGACGGAGCCTGTGACAGCGAACTGGCAGACCTGATCTGCCAGTCGAAAACCGCCTGTTACGCGCACCAGCGGAAGGCGGCCGTTCACAAACTGAGCAATCGCTACAGCTGCAAATGCCATCCGCAGGTGATGCCGGCGCTGGTGTATGCTCTCAATGACGCGGACGAAAACGTGCGTGCCAGAGCGGCCGATGCGATTGGCGATCAGGTCCGTTCGAATGCCTGTTGCTGTGCCCCGTATGTGGTCTGTGCGCTGAAGCTCTCGCTGATGGACTGCGACCACCTCGTGCGCTGCCAGTCGGAACAGGCCCTGCGATCATGCGGGTACCAGATCGTCGACGGCTGCTGCAAGACGGGGTGCGACAGTTGCACCAACGGTTGTGTCCCAAGCGGCACGGTTGTCCCCCCGCCGGCCCAACCACCAGTCCCGGCCCAGCCGCCGATGGCAGTCGACGCGATGCCGGCCGCCATGGCGATCCCGGTCCCCTTGCAACCGTCGGCCACCGCCGAGATCCCCAAAGTCTTGACGAACACATCGCCGGCGTCGCTCTTCGCCCCGACTGTGGATGAGTTGCCGGCCCCGTCATCCGAGCCGCAGTTCCTGCAGCCCCGGATCGGCGCTGCACCGAACACGACCGGCGAACTGCGATAA
- a CDS encoding PrkA family serine protein kinase produces the protein MTTGHALLNQFSSRLNKQQFRQEHWQGSFAEYLDLVKANPGVVRTSYQRMYDMVMADGTYPVEGSKDLIRYRFFDDPHNEGEDAIFGLTRTLMELVNVFRSAALKYGTERRVLLLHGPVGSSKSTIARLLKRGLERYSRSEEGAVFTFGWKEDDGSITWDPMNCDPLLLVPNTARAEMAALLNAGRTDDNYEIEIEGHVCPLSRWYFQQRLEKFDGDWTKVVETVVCKRVFLSEQDRVGIGTFQPKDEKNQDSTELTGDINYRKIAEYGTESDPRAFNFDGEFNVANRGMIEFIEVLKLDVAFLYDLLGASQEHKIKPKKFAQTDIDTVIIGHTNEPEYRKLQSNEFMEALRDRTIKIDVPYVTTLNDEVKIYNKSYHPKRVRGKHIAPHTVEVAAMWAVLTRLEQPKHHGLTLLQKMKLYNGKTLPGFTAENIKQLRKEAKHEGLDGISPRYVQDKLSNALVVNTLATSLNPFMVMNELEAGLRHHSLIGSEDIREHYRQLVSIVKEEYTDIVKNEVQRAIAADEDALTRLCSNYIDNVKAYTQHEKVKNRFTGDDEQPDERLMRSIEEKIDIPESRKDDFRREIMNYIGALAIDGKIFNYKTNERLQKALEMKLFEDQKDSIKLTSLVSQVVDKDTQAKIDIVKDRLIRTYGYNEESATDVLQYVASIFARGDVKDS, from the coding sequence GTGACGACAGGACACGCACTACTTAATCAGTTTTCATCACGCCTGAACAAGCAGCAGTTCCGACAGGAACACTGGCAGGGGTCGTTCGCCGAATATCTCGACCTGGTCAAAGCGAATCCCGGCGTCGTCCGCACTTCGTACCAGCGGATGTACGACATGGTCATGGCCGACGGCACCTATCCCGTCGAAGGCAGCAAAGACCTGATCCGGTACCGCTTCTTCGATGATCCGCACAACGAGGGTGAGGACGCGATCTTCGGCCTGACCAGAACCTTGATGGAACTGGTCAACGTCTTTCGGTCTGCAGCTCTCAAATACGGCACCGAACGTCGCGTGCTATTGCTCCACGGCCCGGTGGGCAGTTCAAAGTCCACCATTGCCCGGCTCCTGAAACGCGGTCTCGAACGTTACAGCCGCAGCGAGGAAGGCGCCGTCTTCACTTTCGGCTGGAAGGAAGACGACGGCAGTATCACCTGGGATCCGATGAACTGCGATCCCCTGTTGCTGGTGCCGAACACTGCCCGTGCGGAAATGGCCGCACTGCTGAACGCAGGCCGCACCGACGACAACTACGAAATCGAAATCGAAGGGCACGTCTGCCCGCTCTCGCGCTGGTACTTCCAGCAGCGGCTGGAGAAGTTCGACGGCGACTGGACGAAAGTCGTCGAAACGGTCGTCTGCAAACGGGTCTTCCTGTCGGAGCAAGACCGGGTGGGCATCGGCACATTCCAGCCCAAGGACGAAAAGAACCAGGACTCGACCGAGCTGACCGGCGACATCAACTATCGCAAGATCGCCGAGTATGGGACCGAGTCCGACCCGCGGGCCTTCAACTTCGACGGCGAATTCAATGTCGCTAACCGCGGCATGATTGAGTTCATTGAAGTATTGAAGCTCGACGTGGCGTTCCTGTACGACCTGCTGGGGGCGTCGCAGGAACACAAGATCAAACCCAAGAAGTTCGCCCAGACCGATATCGACACCGTCATTATCGGCCACACGAACGAGCCGGAATATCGCAAGCTGCAGTCCAATGAGTTCATGGAAGCGCTCCGCGACCGGACCATCAAGATCGACGTCCCCTACGTCACCACCTTGAACGACGAGGTGAAGATCTACAACAAGAGCTACCACCCCAAACGGGTGCGCGGCAAACACATTGCCCCCCACACCGTCGAAGTGGCGGCGATGTGGGCGGTCCTCACCCGACTGGAACAGCCGAAACATCACGGGTTGACGCTGCTTCAGAAAATGAAGCTCTACAACGGTAAGACCCTGCCAGGCTTCACCGCCGAGAACATCAAGCAGCTTCGCAAGGAAGCCAAGCATGAAGGCCTCGACGGGATTTCGCCGCGGTATGTGCAGGACAAACTGTCGAACGCCCTGGTAGTGAACACGCTGGCCACGAGCCTGAACCCGTTCATGGTGATGAACGAACTCGAAGCGGGCCTGCGACACCACTCGCTGATCGGCAGCGAAGATATCCGCGAGCATTACCGGCAACTGGTCTCGATTGTGAAGGAAGAGTACACCGACATCGTGAAGAACGAAGTCCAGCGGGCGATTGCGGCGGATGAAGACGCCCTCACCCGTCTGTGCTCCAACTACATCGATAACGTGAAGGCCTATACCCAGCACGAGAAAGTAAAGAACCGCTTCACCGGCGACGACGAACAACCGGACGAACGCCTGATGAGGTCGATCGAAGAGAAGATCGATATCCCGGAATCGCGGAAGGACGACTTCCGCCGGGAAATCATGAACTACATCGGTGCTCTCGCGATCGACGGCAAGATCTTCAACTACAAAACCAACGAACGCCTGCAGAAGGCGCTCGAAATGAAGCTCTTCGAAGACCAGAAAGATTCGATCAAGCTCACCAGTCTGGTCTCACAGGTGGTCGACAAGGACACCCAGGCGAAAATCGACATCGTCAAAGACCGCCTGATCCGCACCTACGGGTACAACGAAGAATCCGCGACAGATGTCCTGCAGTACGTCGCCAGCATCTTCGCCCGGGGGGATGTGAAGGACAGTTGA
- a CDS encoding ATP-dependent helicase translates to MDLSKLNAAQREAVETLQGPVLVLAGAGTGKTRVITYRMARLLRAGVQADRILSVTFTNKAAKEMLERTKALIGASLKKRPWISTFHSLCVQVLREDISRLGYPPLFAILDRGDQESMARKVLRDIRVTEKSLKPGDLLSLIGKWKSAGLNPERAATIAEDDKESLGAMAYRRYQLALKASGSVDFDDLLLLTEQLFDTCPDVLKKNQQRFSHVQIDEYQDTNGLQFRIIESLVREHHNLCVVGDDDQSIYGWRGAEVKHILGFARTFPGAKVVRLEENYRCTDRIIDHANRLVSHNRDRHKKVLRAHKPAKEEVRFIEYPDEQLEAEKVVGEIRFLHQKKGLPLVQFAILFRTNEQPRLFESELRRQQLPYVLMGSQSFYDRKEIKDLLSYLKVIGRPDDEQSLLRIINTPARGISDAACEKLLARAVKVGVPIWNVVEPALVEKEITQKAADALRKLHGQFRRWREQFQQHPEKMDQLLRTLIEEIDYDREIERQYKDEQQQAQRKVVLQDYVNSLAEYVEKASPPTLHDYLSSIALERRDEEPDKEAMAQSDAVKLMTLHSAKGLEFPRVYMVGMEEGLLPHKRTIEGTEAEIAEERRLCYVGVTRAQESLTLTRAASRRKWGKPRPSQPSRFIMEMRGETKPNG, encoded by the coding sequence ATGGACCTTTCCAAACTGAATGCCGCCCAGCGTGAAGCGGTTGAAACTCTGCAGGGGCCTGTCCTCGTGCTGGCCGGCGCTGGGACCGGAAAAACCCGGGTCATCACCTACCGCATGGCCCGACTGCTGCGGGCCGGCGTTCAGGCCGATCGCATTCTCTCGGTGACGTTCACCAACAAAGCTGCGAAGGAAATGCTTGAGCGGACCAAGGCCCTCATCGGCGCCTCCCTCAAGAAACGCCCCTGGATCTCGACCTTTCATTCGCTTTGCGTACAGGTGTTGCGTGAAGACATTTCGCGGCTCGGGTATCCGCCGCTGTTTGCGATTCTCGATCGGGGCGATCAGGAGTCCATGGCCCGCAAGGTGCTGCGCGATATTCGCGTCACGGAGAAGTCGCTGAAGCCCGGCGACCTGTTGAGTCTGATCGGCAAATGGAAGTCGGCCGGACTCAACCCCGAACGCGCGGCCACAATCGCGGAAGACGATAAGGAATCGCTCGGGGCGATGGCGTACCGCCGCTATCAGTTGGCGCTCAAGGCCTCTGGCTCGGTCGATTTCGACGATCTGCTGCTGCTGACCGAACAGCTATTCGACACCTGTCCTGACGTGCTCAAGAAGAACCAGCAGCGGTTCTCGCATGTGCAGATCGATGAGTATCAGGACACGAACGGGCTGCAGTTCCGCATCATCGAGTCGCTGGTTCGCGAACATCACAACCTGTGCGTCGTGGGAGACGACGATCAATCGATCTACGGCTGGCGCGGCGCGGAAGTGAAACATATTCTCGGCTTCGCCAGGACGTTCCCCGGCGCGAAAGTGGTTCGCCTCGAAGAGAACTACCGCTGCACCGACCGCATCATCGATCACGCCAACCGGCTGGTGAGCCACAACCGCGACCGGCACAAGAAAGTCTTGCGGGCACACAAACCGGCAAAGGAAGAAGTCCGTTTTATCGAGTATCCCGACGAACAGCTCGAAGCCGAAAAGGTCGTCGGCGAAATCCGCTTTCTGCACCAGAAGAAAGGCCTGCCGCTCGTGCAGTTCGCGATTCTGTTCCGCACTAACGAACAGCCCCGTCTGTTTGAATCTGAACTCCGCCGCCAGCAGTTGCCGTATGTGCTGATGGGAAGCCAGTCGTTTTACGACCGCAAAGAGATCAAGGACCTGTTGAGCTATCTCAAGGTGATTGGCCGTCCCGACGACGAACAGTCGCTCTTGCGCATCATCAACACGCCGGCCAGGGGGATCAGCGACGCTGCCTGTGAAAAGCTGCTGGCTCGGGCGGTGAAAGTCGGCGTGCCGATTTGGAACGTCGTCGAGCCGGCGCTCGTGGAAAAAGAGATCACGCAAAAGGCCGCCGACGCTCTGCGCAAGCTCCACGGGCAGTTCCGCCGCTGGCGCGAGCAGTTCCAGCAGCACCCCGAGAAGATGGATCAGTTGCTCCGCACGCTGATTGAGGAGATCGATTACGACCGCGAGATCGAACGCCAGTACAAGGACGAACAGCAGCAGGCGCAGCGGAAGGTCGTGCTGCAGGACTATGTGAACTCGCTGGCCGAGTATGTGGAGAAAGCGAGCCCGCCCACTCTGCACGACTATCTGTCGAGCATCGCCCTCGAACGCCGCGACGAAGAGCCGGATAAGGAAGCGATGGCCCAGTCCGATGCCGTGAAACTGATGACGCTGCACAGCGCCAAAGGTCTCGAATTTCCACGCGTCTATATGGTGGGGATGGAGGAAGGCCTGCTGCCGCACAAGCGGACCATCGAAGGGACCGAAGCCGAAATCGCGGAAGAACGCCGCCTGTGCTATGTGGGGGTCACCAGAGCGCAGGAATCACTGACTCTGACTAGAGCCGCCAGCCGCCGCAAATGGGGCAAGCCCCGCCCGTCGCAGCCGTCGCGGTTCATCATGGAAATGCGCGGCGAAACCAAGCCCAACGGCTGA
- a CDS encoding UTP--glucose-1-phosphate uridylyltransferase has protein sequence MCYNPGEIEPRAVQVDTLGMEACTVGPNWKYVPAFRDCLESSVPIPTSTLDALKKYGQTHLVQFWEELNPKQQAQLLEQIEQVDFPLMERLAKLRSEQKTAAESPAEMSVRAQSPEQLIRLPKTQRDRDQQFIAAEAGEELLRAGKVGAILVAGGQGSRLGFNDPKGMFPIGPVTNRTLFQILCEQVLARSKRVGIPICYFIMTSEATHKPTVAFFEEHRYFGLSEDQVFFFQQASLPAMEDSSSRLLLERKDRIATSPDGHGGMLRALQRHGMLDVMRDRGIEHLYYHQVDNPTAIVCDPVLLGHHLQSGSELTTKVVAKVSPEEKMGVLVTVDGQTQIIEYSDLPIEQSKRLQADGTMVFWAGNTAIHVFQRTFIERLLGGELSLPFHIAHKKVPTIDAKGEPVNPTQPNANKFEQFIFDALPQAKLALVVEGKREREFNPVKNAEGSDSPATCRAALTAIARDWIESAGGTVEKNVPVEVSPLFALDREELHVKLEPGQVFKKPTVLA, from the coding sequence GTGTGCTACAACCCCGGAGAAATCGAACCGCGGGCGGTTCAGGTCGACACGTTGGGCATGGAGGCATGCACGGTCGGCCCGAACTGGAAGTACGTTCCCGCGTTTCGCGATTGCCTGGAGAGTTCCGTGCCGATTCCGACAAGTACGCTCGACGCCCTCAAAAAGTATGGCCAGACGCATCTGGTGCAGTTCTGGGAGGAACTCAACCCGAAGCAGCAGGCTCAACTGCTCGAGCAGATCGAACAGGTCGATTTTCCGCTGATGGAGCGGTTGGCGAAGCTCCGCAGCGAGCAGAAGACTGCCGCCGAAAGCCCGGCCGAAATGTCAGTGCGGGCACAATCGCCAGAGCAGCTCATTCGTCTCCCAAAGACTCAGCGGGATCGCGATCAGCAATTCATTGCCGCGGAAGCCGGGGAAGAATTGTTGAGAGCCGGGAAAGTGGGCGCGATTCTTGTCGCCGGAGGGCAGGGGTCGCGGCTGGGATTTAATGATCCCAAAGGAATGTTTCCCATCGGGCCGGTCACGAATCGCACGCTGTTTCAGATTCTGTGCGAACAGGTGCTGGCGCGGTCGAAGCGGGTGGGGATTCCGATCTGTTACTTCATCATGACCAGCGAGGCGACGCATAAGCCGACGGTCGCGTTTTTTGAAGAGCACCGTTATTTCGGCCTGAGCGAAGACCAGGTGTTTTTCTTCCAGCAGGCGTCGCTGCCGGCGATGGAAGATTCTTCGTCGCGCCTTTTGCTGGAACGCAAGGACCGCATCGCCACCAGCCCGGACGGCCATGGCGGGATGCTGCGGGCACTGCAGCGGCATGGCATGCTGGACGTGATGCGCGACCGTGGGATCGAGCATCTGTACTACCACCAGGTCGATAATCCGACGGCGATTGTCTGCGACCCGGTGCTGCTGGGGCACCACCTGCAGAGCGGTTCCGAACTGACGACCAAAGTGGTGGCGAAGGTCAGTCCCGAGGAAAAGATGGGGGTGCTGGTCACGGTCGACGGCCAGACGCAGATCATCGAATACAGCGACCTGCCGATCGAACAATCCAAACGTCTGCAGGCGGACGGAACGATGGTGTTCTGGGCCGGGAACACGGCGATTCATGTGTTTCAGCGCACATTTATCGAGCGGCTATTGGGCGGTGAATTGAGCCTGCCGTTTCACATTGCCCACAAGAAAGTACCGACGATCGATGCAAAAGGGGAGCCGGTCAATCCGACGCAGCCGAACGCCAACAAGTTCGAGCAGTTCATCTTCGACGCCCTGCCGCAGGCCAAGCTGGCCCTGGTGGTGGAAGGCAAGCGGGAGCGGGAATTCAATCCGGTGAAGAACGCTGAGGGGAGCGATTCCCCCGCGACTTGTCGTGCCGCTCTCACGGCGATTGCCAGGGATTGGATCGAATCGGCCGGCGGGACTGTGGAAAAGAACGTGCCGGTCGAGGTGAGCCCGTTATTCGCTCTGGACCGTGAAGAACTGCATGTGAAGCTGGAACCGGGTCAGGTGTTCAAGAAGCCGACCGTGCTGGCGTAG
- a CDS encoding RNA recognition motif domain-containing protein, protein MESKLYVGNLSYTTTEDDLRDLFSQAGHVKSAALIKDRETGRSKGFAFVEMGTSDEAQKAIDQFHGQQFQTRTLTVNIARPREERPRGSGGFGGGGGGGGGGGGGGGRGGRDGGGGRGGRDGGGGRGGRDW, encoded by the coding sequence ATGGAATCGAAATTGTACGTGGGCAATTTGTCCTACACGACCACCGAAGACGATCTGCGGGATCTGTTCAGCCAGGCTGGTCATGTCAAGAGTGCGGCGTTGATCAAGGATCGCGAAACGGGTCGGTCAAAAGGATTTGCCTTCGTGGAAATGGGGACTTCTGATGAAGCTCAGAAGGCCATCGATCAATTTCACGGTCAGCAGTTCCAGACACGGACGCTGACGGTGAACATTGCTCGTCCCCGTGAAGAACGTCCTCGCGGCAGCGGCGGCTTTGGCGGCGGCGGCGGGGGTGGTGGAGGAGGCGGGGGCGGCGGAGGTCGTGGAGGTCGCGATGGCGGCGGCGGGCGCGGTGGACGCGACGGCGGCGGCGGACGCGGCGGACGCGACTGGTAA
- a CDS encoding FHA domain-containing protein — MSRPTEITSLNPDRGSRRHRGDQGTTGETHGVRLTAVRSSLNWKPRDLTAGRYTLGSADDCDIVLPEQGVAARHCTLMVGDRQTIIKAWSPLTWINDGVVSEGTLRPGDRLILGPIELKVEVVPARNASHLTYPAAAADLQELLASSWQSDDVSTFEQNSADKRRHFQLEELLADVQKTLDEVLEREKVIRDRLSHEQLILAQRAEELSRQWQAFEVTRAQPTAPAVPDNSLLEKLDQQQRDVRHTMSLLDERHAELAARSTTLVRNHRSLKQLGHELSARGAALDAQHGDLESRESNLRSLVARNDAQQRQLKSRQTDLERREELARQQLAQVGEQQKKLDAKLRAAEEDQKHWTHKCRSRERLLDELESTITARMQDVEREEGRLTVLRSQLAEEQFALKSAITQFETQQADLKSLAADATLERCRLADERTELAASRSQLESDKSEHEQRTLGFQTREDALQTWEAERTGHVDAFQAREEALAARESELQSNELALMERQDGISEQLQQLTARREELQLREIELQKREQAFALREEAPANVAPLAAVVEVPSDSAAVQLHEELERQQQELSARHEQLTSEMTELALQKAEIEKSREELELREAQFDVEMQNLARLRGEIAAERQRDAYEREQLQQQRTLISRDQNELQAREQALEALQLDLNQREEAVRFAAATTPPAETAPTPEESAALAEIEESRQKLADERQQLERLKAQISAERMSLEQRQSDMQHAGGKLREERERLLSLQAEIVSQQAAIEEQEHELERRSGELDRDRADLIETRNELRQKLAELQSEREELAERARQNEARPISLSSNVEAVEQAATPYQSDVEEPVAESIPAVEEPAEDAAALKIRNELASMFGLSSLSTSRSESVERPAARASVPEPSYREPEPQRSEPERRYERPEPVREEPAATSSSHAGGDDESVESYMKRLLARTRGSSTEEKPGAAPASPPPKPAPVPVVVAQPEPIEVAPVVPPKKVRKMNHIERESIRADLHSFRELANHSARAAVAKSKATQKSSILRSMLMLSGIGWITAAGLLAAPTLLGGEPMLTEALAVGGVSGLLSLMAGLRVWEIKRMAKITRRQAETAPAESVAPAAEDETRPGNESPLSFL; from the coding sequence GTGTCGCGACCTACTGAAATCACTTCGCTCAATCCGGATCGCGGTTCGCGCCGGCATCGGGGCGATCAGGGAACGACGGGCGAAACCCACGGGGTGCGGCTGACCGCGGTCCGGAGTTCGCTGAACTGGAAGCCCCGCGACCTCACGGCGGGACGCTACACGCTCGGTTCGGCCGACGACTGCGATATTGTGCTGCCGGAACAAGGTGTGGCAGCGCGGCACTGCACGCTGATGGTGGGAGACCGCCAGACAATCATTAAAGCCTGGTCTCCGCTCACCTGGATCAATGATGGCGTCGTCAGCGAAGGCACGCTACGGCCTGGCGACCGGCTGATTCTCGGTCCCATCGAACTCAAAGTAGAGGTTGTTCCGGCTCGCAATGCGTCGCATTTGACGTATCCGGCGGCCGCTGCCGACTTACAGGAACTGCTGGCAAGTTCGTGGCAGAGCGACGATGTCTCCACCTTCGAACAGAATTCCGCGGACAAACGTCGCCATTTCCAGTTGGAAGAACTGCTGGCGGACGTCCAGAAAACACTCGATGAGGTGCTGGAACGGGAAAAAGTGATCCGCGACCGGCTGTCTCACGAACAACTCATTCTCGCTCAACGGGCCGAAGAGCTATCCCGTCAATGGCAGGCGTTTGAAGTCACACGCGCACAACCGACCGCCCCCGCCGTGCCGGATAATTCGTTGCTCGAAAAACTCGATCAGCAACAGCGCGACGTGCGTCACACGATGTCGCTGCTGGATGAACGCCATGCCGAACTGGCCGCGCGCAGCACAACGCTGGTGCGCAATCACCGTTCGCTCAAACAACTGGGTCACGAACTATCGGCTCGCGGCGCCGCGCTGGACGCACAGCATGGCGACCTCGAATCGCGTGAGTCGAATCTGCGCAGTCTCGTTGCCCGAAATGACGCCCAGCAGCGGCAGTTGAAGTCGCGGCAGACGGATCTGGAACGCCGGGAAGAGTTGGCCCGTCAGCAACTCGCACAGGTTGGCGAACAGCAGAAAAAGCTGGACGCGAAACTTCGCGCGGCTGAAGAAGACCAAAAACACTGGACGCATAAATGTCGCAGCCGCGAACGGCTGCTCGACGAACTCGAAAGCACGATCACGGCCCGCATGCAGGATGTGGAGCGTGAAGAAGGACGCTTGACGGTTTTGCGCTCGCAACTCGCCGAAGAGCAGTTCGCACTCAAGTCGGCGATTACTCAATTTGAAACCCAGCAGGCGGACCTGAAATCGCTGGCTGCTGATGCCACACTGGAACGTTGTCGTCTGGCCGATGAGCGGACTGAACTCGCCGCGAGCCGTTCTCAACTCGAATCCGACAAGTCGGAACACGAACAACGCACACTCGGCTTCCAGACTCGGGAAGACGCACTGCAGACATGGGAAGCGGAACGGACAGGTCATGTCGATGCATTCCAGGCACGCGAAGAGGCCCTTGCGGCACGCGAGTCGGAATTGCAGTCGAACGAGCTGGCGCTGATGGAGCGTCAGGACGGGATTTCCGAACAGTTACAGCAGTTGACTGCCCGTCGCGAAGAGCTGCAGTTGCGCGAAATCGAACTGCAGAAACGCGAACAGGCATTCGCACTGAGGGAGGAGGCTCCGGCAAACGTCGCCCCATTAGCGGCGGTTGTAGAAGTCCCATCTGACTCGGCAGCAGTCCAACTCCACGAAGAACTGGAACGTCAGCAGCAGGAACTTTCTGCCCGACACGAGCAGTTGACGTCGGAAATGACGGAACTGGCTCTGCAGAAAGCGGAGATCGAGAAGAGCCGCGAAGAACTCGAACTGCGTGAAGCCCAGTTCGACGTCGAGATGCAGAATCTGGCCCGCCTGCGGGGAGAAATCGCTGCAGAGCGGCAGCGTGATGCCTACGAACGCGAACAACTGCAGCAGCAGCGGACGCTCATTTCCCGCGATCAGAACGAACTCCAGGCACGCGAACAGGCTCTTGAAGCCTTGCAACTGGATTTGAACCAGCGTGAAGAAGCAGTTCGATTTGCGGCCGCGACCACTCCGCCTGCAGAAACGGCGCCGACTCCGGAAGAGTCCGCCGCTCTGGCTGAAATCGAAGAATCGCGGCAGAAGCTGGCGGACGAGCGTCAGCAGCTTGAACGGCTGAAGGCCCAGATCTCCGCCGAACGGATGTCACTCGAGCAGCGGCAGTCGGATATGCAACACGCAGGCGGCAAGCTCCGTGAAGAACGCGAGCGGCTGCTTTCTTTACAGGCTGAAATCGTCAGCCAACAGGCGGCAATTGAAGAGCAGGAACACGAACTGGAACGCCGGTCAGGCGAACTGGACCGAGACCGTGCCGATCTGATCGAAACACGTAACGAACTCAGACAGAAGCTCGCTGAGCTTCAGTCCGAGCGGGAAGAACTCGCGGAACGCGCACGGCAGAATGAGGCCCGTCCGATTTCCCTGTCGAGCAACGTCGAAGCTGTCGAACAGGCTGCAACACCGTATCAGTCTGACGTTGAGGAGCCGGTCGCCGAATCAATTCCTGCAGTGGAGGAACCTGCGGAAGATGCAGCGGCGCTGAAGATCAGGAACGAGCTGGCGAGCATGTTCGGGCTGTCGTCACTTTCCACTTCCCGGAGCGAAAGTGTCGAGCGTCCTGCCGCGCGAGCGTCTGTTCCCGAACCGTCTTATCGGGAACCGGAACCTCAGCGCAGCGAGCCGGAGCGTCGTTATGAGCGTCCGGAACCAGTGCGAGAAGAGCCTGCAGCTACTTCCTCCTCGCATGCCGGTGGGGATGATGAGTCTGTTGAAAGCTACATGAAGCGTCTGCTGGCTCGGACTCGAGGCAGCTCGACGGAAGAGAAACCAGGAGCGGCTCCGGCCAGTCCGCCGCCGAAGCCGGCCCCCGTGCCGGTCGTTGTGGCTCAGCCGGAACCGATCGAAGTCGCACCGGTCGTCCCCCCGAAGAAGGTTCGCAAGATGAACCACATCGAGCGGGAGTCGATTCGGGCCGACCTGCATTCGTTCCGCGAACTGGCAAATCATTCGGCTCGTGCGGCCGTGGCGAAGTCGAAGGCAACGCAGAAATCGTCGATCCTGCGTTCGATGCTGATGCTGAGCGGAATCGGCTGGATCACAGCTGCCGGGCTGTTGGCCGCCCCCACTCTGCTCGGCGGTGAGCCGATGCTGACCGAGGCCCTGGCCGTCGGCGGCGTCTCTGGCCTTCTGTCACTGATGGCCGGACTCCGGGTGTGGGAGATCAAGCGAATGGCGAAAATCACCCGCCGCCAGGCAGAGACCGCACCGGCGGAGAGCGTAGCTCCGGCTGCGGAAGACGAGACCCGACCAGGGAACGAGAGCCCGCTGTCGTTCCTGTAA
- a CDS encoding nucleotidyltransferase family protein yields the protein MADRPVIGEISWERMIRAVEKVKERLHRAAQILDSAGIPYAVAGGNAVAAWVSRIDEAAVRNTRDVDILIRRDDLPKAITAMEQAGFIYRHVRHVDMFLDGPDVSPRDAVHLLFAGEKVRPEYESSAPDVEDCDATGAFRVVNLESLVLMKLTSYRDKDRTHLRDLIDIGLVDSTWPAKFSPILAERLQTLLDDPDG from the coding sequence ATGGCAGACCGACCCGTCATTGGTGAAATTTCCTGGGAAAGGATGATCCGCGCTGTGGAGAAGGTCAAAGAACGGCTACACCGCGCTGCTCAGATTCTCGATTCCGCGGGCATCCCTTACGCAGTTGCCGGCGGCAATGCCGTGGCGGCCTGGGTCTCAAGAATTGATGAAGCAGCCGTTCGCAACACGCGCGATGTCGACATTCTCATTCGACGGGATGACCTGCCAAAAGCAATTACAGCCATGGAACAGGCCGGTTTCATCTATCGTCATGTCAGGCATGTCGACATGTTTCTCGATGGCCCAGATGTCTCTCCCCGCGATGCTGTGCATTTGCTGTTCGCAGGTGAAAAAGTTCGTCCAGAGTATGAATCTTCAGCACCGGATGTCGAAGACTGTGATGCAACAGGGGCATTCAGGGTTGTGAATCTGGAGTCGCTCGTGTTGATGAAGCTGACGTCTTACCGAGATAAGGATCGCACCCATCTTCGCGATCTGATCGACATCGGGCTCGTCGATTCCACCTGGCCGGCGAAGTTCTCTCCGATTCTGGCCGAGCGTCTGCAGACTCTTCTCGACGACCCTGATGGCTGA